Genomic window (Streptomyces liliiviolaceus):
CTCCAGGCGATCTACCGGCTCGGGGTACGGCTCGCCTGGCGCCGCTTCGCCGAGATCGGCACGCGCGTGGAGATCCCGCCGCCCGCGATGTACGAGCTGGTCGACGCCGGATACGAGTACCTGGACGGGCTGGTCGACCAATCCGTACGCGGTTACGCCGAGGCCGCCGCCCGGCAGGCCGGGGAACGACTGAGGCTGCAGCGCCGGCTGATGGAACTGCTCCTCGCCGAGCACCACCGCGGTGATCCGGCCGAGGCGCTCACCGAACGGGCCGCGCGGATCGGCTGGCCGCTGCCCGGCAAGGTCGCGGTCGGCGTCCTGCTGCGGCCCGCCCGGGAGGCCGTCGCGCCCGCCGTGAGCCAGGGCGTACTGCTGGACATGGAGTACGAGCAGCCCCGCATGGTCGTGCCCGAGCCCGACGCGGCCGGGCGCCCCGAACTGCTGCACCGGGCGCTGACCGGCTGGGCCGGCGCGATCGGCCCGCCCGTGCCGCTGCGCGACGCGGCGAAGTCGCTGCGCTGGGCGGAGGCGGCGGTACGGCTGATGGAGCGCGGGCTGCTCCCCGCGGGAGAGGTGCTGTACTGCACCGAACACACCGAGGCGCTGGTCCTGCTGCAACCGGAGGAGCTGATCGACGACCTGGCGCTGCG
Coding sequences:
- a CDS encoding helix-turn-helix domain-containing protein, with the protein product MALRPAPVPVRSAWHDVPRLQVRQFAALAMAEAPALAEQILQEIQHEYPHLPVVLDDSGEPMALVGIRRAIEVFVQHLETAEGRPRVHPEVFQEFGRGEGLNGRSLDSLQAIYRLGVRLAWRRFAEIGTRVEIPPPAMYELVDAGYEYLDGLVDQSVRGYAEAAARQAGERLRLQRRLMELLLAEHHRGDPAEALTERAARIGWPLPGKVAVGVLLRPAREAVAPAVSQGVLLDMEYEQPRMVVPEPDAAGRPELLHRALTGWAGAIGPPVPLRDAAKSLRWAEAAVRLMERGLLPAGEVLYCTEHTEALVLLQPEELIDDLALRCLEPLAHCGPTHGRRLAETMLAWLETRGGAPEVAARLGVHPQTVRYRLRQIRELWGDEVDDPDRRFELELVLRAQRLRGELGDPRTRR